The sequence CCGGAACCGACGTGAACGAGGCCGTCTTCGACGCGGCCCCCGACCTCGTCATCGTCGGCCGCGCCGGCATCGGCGTCGACAACATCGACATCGACGCCGCCACCGACCACGGCGTCATCGTCGCCAACGCGCCGGAGGGGAACGTCCGCGCCGCCGCCGAGCACACCGTCGCCATGGCGTTCGCCGCCGCGCGCTCGATTCCGCAGGCGCACGTCCGCCTGAAGGCCGGCGAGTGGGCCAAGAGCGACTACCTCGGCACCGAGATCAACGGTAAGACCCTCGGAATCGTCGGCTTCGGTCGCGTCGGCCAGGAAGTCGCCAAACGCCTCGGCAACCTCGGTACGGACCTCGTCGTCTACGACCCCTACATCTCTGAAGAGCGCGCCGACCAGTTCGGCGCGGAGCTCGTCGACGAACTCGACGCCTGTCTCGCCCGCGCCGACTTCCTGACGATTCACACCCCGCTCCTGCCCGAGACGCGCGGGATGATAAGCGAGGACGAACTCGACACGTTCGGCCACGGCTACATCGTCAACTGCGCGCGCGGCGGCATCATCGACGAGGACGCGCTCGCGGCGGCCGTCGAAGACGGCACCGTCGCCGGCGCGGCGCTCGACGTGTTCGAGGAGGAACCGCTCGCGGAGGACTCGCCGCTACTCGGCGTCGACGACATCATCGTCACGCCGCACCTCGGCGCATCGACCGAAGCGGCCCAGGAGAGCGTCGCCGTCGACACCGCCGAACAGGTGCTCGCGGCGTTCGCGGAGGAGCCCGTTCTCAACGCACTGAACGCGCCATCGGTCGACGAGAAGGCGTTCCCGCGCATCAAGCCGTACATCGGCCTCGCGGAGACGGCCGGCAAGATCGCCGCGCAGGTGTTTGGCGAGCGCGTCTCCGAGATCGAGGTCGCCTACGACGGCGACATCGCCGCCGAGGACGTCGAACTCGTCACCGCGAGCGGCCTGAAAGGCGTCTTCGAGCCGCTGGAGTGGCAGGTCAACGCGGTCAACGCGCCGCACCTCGCC is a genomic window of Haloprofundus halophilus containing:
- the serA gene encoding phosphoglycerate dehydrogenase codes for the protein MKVLVTDPIADAGLERLREAGHEVETAYDVAGEELLSAVADANALVVRSGTDVNEAVFDAAPDLVIVGRAGIGVDNIDIDAATDHGVIVANAPEGNVRAAAEHTVAMAFAAARSIPQAHVRLKAGEWAKSDYLGTEINGKTLGIVGFGRVGQEVAKRLGNLGTDLVVYDPYISEERADQFGAELVDELDACLARADFLTIHTPLLPETRGMISEDELDTFGHGYIVNCARGGIIDEDALAAAVEDGTVAGAALDVFEEEPLAEDSPLLGVDDIIVTPHLGASTEAAQESVAVDTAEQVLAAFAEEPVLNALNAPSVDEKAFPRIKPYIGLAETAGKIAAQVFGERVSEIEVAYDGDIAAEDVELVTASGLKGVFEPLEWQVNAVNAPHLAEERGIDVTESKSRQSEDFQSLVTVTVGDGEETLSVSGTLFAGEEPRIVRIDGYRVDAVPHGHMLVARNYDKPGVIGLIGTVLGDHDVNIAGMFNARETRGGEALTVYNLDSAVPEEAAEALLADDRIIGVRTIVLNGDAEARRLDIAAE